Proteins from a single region of Eriocheir sinensis breed Jianghai 21 unplaced genomic scaffold, ASM2467909v1 Scaffold463, whole genome shotgun sequence:
- the LOC126992438 gene encoding uncharacterized protein LOC126992438 produces the protein MARGIAVTCELPHHLSLFSDRYDQTPRHLAAMFGHKSTEQLLALHEAHKLRCRAGTTANKVSRNYDAYLKSYEKLGWKERNSLSPIDRHDPERVTCKLMKAIRVQELWKKAHDVRVDFSGGEAREVKAAVMKELQTIIKKTAEEDTLYSGKVRLVGSSEDGSKIYCPDEFDVNVLFTGKDVEVEILETPEVLSKGKGTKTLSVVADAPGLQGNNLMDKLFLLLQTCLAEHTLQDKRLSFVPPGLSSTQVGAVLALAWQGKEYPLLLVGVDLVPVLELPWHDKITEPELMTSTPETFHVSNTADGSWRCSFALTEAEVLKGLSDSQRRVFIMGKVLLSCLKAEPWMPQAEKRHCTWFVNREWRIAVPTGFCYKNAFFDWLAKQEQVATEQDARYCTKALIAIFRQLCAVPDEVRGKLSQGRISAYFGGEFEGEKFGEGAHLIVRCLEEHLEEEQKGVKRRREENEIQERKKVCY, from the coding sequence ATGGCGCGAGGTATCGCGGTGACCTGTGAGCTCCCCCATCATTTGTCTCTATTCTCTGACAGATACGACCAGACGCCCCGCCACCTGGCCGCCATGTTCGGCCACAAGAGCACCGAGCAGCTGCTGGCACTACACGAGGCGCATAAACTCCGCTGCCGTGCGGGCACCACCGCCAACAAGGTAAGCCGCAACTATGACGCCTATCTCAAGAGCTACGAGAAGCTTGGCTGGAAGGAACGCAACTCCCTGTCGCCTATTGACCGCCACGACCCAGAGCGAGTCACGTGCAAGCTCATGAAGGCCATCAGAGTCCAGGAGCTGTGGAAGAAGGCTCATGATGTTCGTGTGGATTTTTCCGGTGGCGAGGCCCGCGAGGTGAAGGCGGCAGTGATGAAGGAGCTGCAGACCATCATTAAGAAGACTGCTGAGGAAGACACCCTATACAGCGGCAAGGTAAGGCTGGTGGGCAGCTCAGAAGATGGGTCAAAAATATACTGCCCCGACGAGTTCGACGTCAACGTTCTCTTCACGGGAAAGGACGTCGAGGTCGAAATATTAGAGACGCCGGAAGTGTTgtcgaaaggaaaaggaacaaaaacactGTCAGTGGTGGCCGACGCGCCGGGTCTTCAGGGGAACAACCTGATGGACAAGCTGTTCCTTCTCCTGCAGACGTGTCTCGCAGAGCACACACTGCAGGATAAAAGGCTGAGCTTCGTTCCGCCCGGCCTGAGCAGCACGCAGGTGGGCGCTGTCCTCGCCCTGGCCTGGCAGGGGAAGGAGTATCCCCTCCTCCTGGTCGGCGTGGACCTCGTGCCCGTACTGGAGCTGCCATGGCATGACAAAATAACAGAGCCAGAGCTCATGACAAGCACACCCGAAACATTCCATGTCAGCAATACTGCTGACGGCTCGTGGCGTTGCAGTTTTGCCCTGACAGAGGCAGAGGTGCTGAAGGGACTGTCCGACAGCCAACGGCGTGTCTTCATAATGGGGAAAGTTCTGCTTTCCTGCCTCAAGGCCGAGCCGTGGATGCCACAGGCCGAGAAGCGCCACTGCACCTGGTTTGTAAATCGGGAGTGGAGAATAGCAGTACCCACAGGGTTCTGCTATAAAAACGCTTTCTTTGATTGGCTTGCAAAACAAGAGCAGGTTGCCACTGAGCAGGATGCTCGCTATTGCACTAAGGCTCTGATAGCCATTTTTAGACAGCTGTGTGCTGTTCCCGATGAGGTGCGGGGAAAGCTGTCGCAAGGCAGAATCTCTGCATACTTTGGGGGAGAATTCGAGGGTGAGAAATTTGGAGAAGGCGCTCATCTCATCGTGCGCTGCCTGGAGGAACActtggaggaggagcaaaagggcgTGAAAAGACGGCGGGAAGAGAATGAgatacaggaaaggaagaaagtttgTTACTAA